The Imtechella halotolerans DNA window AAGAAAATATTGGTATTAGTAAGGATTTTAACAATTTTGAGCTCAAAAAGGCCGTTGCCGAACGTGATGTAGTGAGAGCTACTCGAATCATTACCTATTTTGGTCAAAATCCAAAAGATAACCCAATAGTTGTAACCATGGGGATACTTTTCTCCTTTTTCCAGCAATTATTACAATATCATGGCTTAACCGATCATAGCCCGAAGCATGTAGCTTCATCACTGAAAATAAATCCCTATTTTGTAGGTGAAATACAAACGGCAGCTAGAAACTATCCCATGAAAAGAGTGAGTGGTATCATTGCCTCATTACGTGAAATTGACATGAAAAGTAAGGGAGTAGGTGCTGCTAATCTATCTCAAGCAGATTTACTTAAAGAAATGCTCATAAAAGTTATGGCGTAAAAAAAGCGGCAATTTTAAGCCGCTTTTTAGTTATTTGTTTTTTTGTAGGACACCATCTAAACTGAATTTACCCCCACCTAATAGGGCAATAGATGTAAACATGATTAGGTACAATAACGACATTTCCTTTTGGGACAAAGGATCTCCAGCATGTGCCACAAAAGCAGCTACAAACATTGTAATTGCCGGAAAGATTGCCATTAATCGGGTTTTAAAACCTACAATAATAATGATCGGGATAATAAATTCTCCCAGCGCAGTAAGTCCCAATGAAATAGTGGGCCCCAAGCCTAAGAAATTCATAAATTGAATCTCTTCTCCTGAAAATAACTTCATAAATTTTCCGTAACCATGTGTTAACATGAGTGCAGAAGTGCCAACTCTAAGAAGGGCAAGACCTAAATGATAAGGTGTATTCATCGCTTTTTTTTTGTGAAAATAAGTAAATTATAGGATAAAAAAAATCTTGCTAATAGCAAGATTTTTTAGTACTGTATAACTAATTGATTACATGAACTTAGGGAAATCTGAAGGCGAAGCCTCATGCATTATTTGATACACTTTTTCAAAAATATCTTCTGCATTCGGTTTTGAGAAATAATCTCCATCCGTCCCATAAGCAGGACGGTGTGGTTGTGCAGCTAGTGTCTGTGGAGCACTATCCAAGAACTCATAAGCTCCTTGTTTTTCTACAATTTCTTGTAATATATAGGCTGAGGCCCCTCCTGGAACATCTTCATCGATTACCAGAAGACGATTCGTCTTAGCTACACTCTTTACAATATCGTGATTAAGATCAAATGGAATCAAAGACTGAACATCAATAACTTCAGCATCAATTCCAACTTCCATGAGCTCCTTTGCAACTTGCTCAACGATACGAAGGGTAGAACCATACGATACCAAGGTAATATCAGACCCTTCTTTCACGGTTTCAACAACACCTATAGGAGTACGGATTTCACTCAGATTTTCAGGCATTTTTTCTTTAAGTCTATACCCATTTAAACACTCAACTACCAGTGCTGGTTGATCTCCTTGCAGTAGGGTATTGTAAAATCCAGCAGCTTTTGTCATATTTCTAGGTACAAGAACATAAATCCCTTTTAATAGATTTATAATTCCTCCCATCTGTGATCCGGCATGCCAGATTCCTTCAAGACGGTGTCCACGTGTTCTTACAATTAAAGGTGCCTTTTGTTTTCCGGCCGTGCGATAATGTAGTGTTGCTAAATCATCACTCATTATTTGTAAGGCATATAGAATATAGTCAAGATATTGAATTTCAGCAATGGGGCGCAGACCTCTCATCGCCATTCCAATTCCTTGTCCTAGGATAGTGGCTTCACGGATACCAGCATCGGCCACACGAAACTCACCATATTTTTCTTGCAGACCTTCAAGACCTTGGTTAACATCTCCAATGTTCCCACTATCTTCCCCAAAAATCAATACTTCAGGATAGTTAGCAAAAAGAGCATCAAAATTATCGCGAAGCACAACACGTCCGTCAACCACTTCGCTTTGGTCCGAATAGATAGGCTTTACCTCCTTGATGTGTAAAGGATTCAACGCAGATTCACTGTAAAGGTGAGAACTATATCTAGGTTGAATACTTTGGTATTGCTGCTTTATCCAACTCTTTAATTGATGTACTGCAGTGATATCTTCTCGTAATGTATATCTAAGTGTTTTACGGGCTGCAGACATAATATCCTTACGAGTAGGCTCATCTATCGCAATTAAGTCGTTTTTAATTTTATTAATGAACACTTTGTTGCTACTGTCATCAATGATCGATTGTAATAGCGTTACAAGAGTATTTTTTTCTTGTTTTATAGGAGTAATAAATGCATCCCATGCATTTTTCTTTCCTTCACGAACTTGCTTTTTTGCGTTTTTATCTATTTCTGAAAGTTCATCTTCAGTAGCGATGCCATTTTCGATAATCCAAGCACGGAATTTTACATTACAATCATGTTCACTTTCCCATTGTAAACGTTCCTTGCTCTTGTAACGTTCATGTGACCCCGAAGTAGAATGTCCTTGAGGCTGTGTTAGTTCAAGAACATGAACCAACACTGGGATATGTTGTTCACGAGCAATTTTTCCTGCCTTTTCAAAAGTGTCCATTAAGGCTGGATAATCCCACCCTTCAACAGTTATGATTTCATATCCGGCTTGATTTTCATCACGTTGGAAGCCTTTAAGAATTTCAGAAATATTTTCTTTGGTTGTTTGGTATTTGGCATGTACTGAGATTCCATACTCATCATCCCAAACACACATCACCATTGGTACTTGCAATACGCCAGCTGCATTAATGGTCTCAAAAAATAGACCTTCACTGGTACTTGCGTTTCCTATAGTGCCCCATGCTACTTCATTACCGTTATTTGAAAAGTTCTCGGCCTGAATGCCCGACACATTTCTATAGATTTTTGAGGCTTGAGCTAATCCCAGAAGACGAGGCATTTGTCCGGCAGTAGGAGAAATGTCACCACTACTATTTTTTTGTTGTGTTAGATTTACCCAATTTCCGTTTTCATCAAGACTATGAGTTGCAAAATGTCCCCCCATTTGGCGGCCAGCACTCATTGGATCGTGAGCGATATCAGTATGCGCGTATAAACCTGCAAAAAATTGTTCAATAGTCAATTTGTCAATAGCCATCATGAAGGTTTGATCACGATAATAACCACTGCGAAAATCTCCATTACGGAATGCACGTGCCATAGCCAATTGAGGCAATTCTTTCCCATCTCCAAAAATTCCGAATTTAGCCTTACCGGTAAGTACTTCTCTTCGGCCTAATAAACTACATTCACGACTAATAACGGCGATTGAATAATCGTGTAATACTTGCTCTTTGAAATCTTGAAATGAAATAGACTCTGACACAACTGATTTTGATTGCATGTATAAATGGTTTTTGAACAGAAACAAAAGTAATGAAAAGAAGTGGTTTTTACAATCTTAATCCACAATAAAATATTGATAATAGTGTAGTCTTTTCGATATTTTACTAAGAATAATTCAAAAAAAACTCAAAAATTAGATTTTGATTAAATACTTTTCAATGCCCTGATAAGTCCATTAGAACCATTTACGTGTAAATAAGCCTAATAAGGTCCTTGGACTTAGTGTTACAATAAATCGGATTTTTTCTGCATAACGCGCATCATCAACTTCCCATCCATTATTTGAATACATAGGAAAATAAAGCTCAAAGTAGTCTGTAACAAGGTTGAGTCGAATTCCGGCATCATACACAAATTGGGAATCATTTTGAGAGTTTTTTAATAAACCTGCATCACCGTATATCTCGATCCACTTCCATAAATTAGTACTTCCATTTACAGTTGCCATCCAATCATTTGCTAGAGGGTTATCAAGTTTTGATTTAAAACCTCCTTCTGAAATAATAATTTGTTGACTATAAATTCCGCTATTTTCAGATCGACCCAAATATTGTAAATCGAATAGGTAATCCGTAGGCCTATCTAAAGCAAAACTGAAAAAATCAGAATTTGTATTATTATGCAGGAACTTTCCATAAAAGAACCGCAGGTTTAATTGGCGATTATTTTGAAAAAGCTTTCTGTACTCCAGGGTAAAGGCTAGTTTGGAAAACTTTTGAGATAGCTGAAAATCTCCTGAATAGGATAAAAAATTCTCCACGGTATTTTGAGTACTCACAAATCGAGTATTAAATACACTGTAATTAGGCTCTTCAGTGGTACTAGTTTCATCAACTTCTCTAAAAACATTTACATTCCTAAATAGAAGAATCGATCGTTTGTTTGAACGGTAATCATCTGGTCTAAAGGTAAATCGCACGGCTGGGGTAATAGTGGAATAGGAATACCCAGGTTTGTAGTGAAAATAGGAGCCGGAAAGAGAGAAGGTATTTAGGTAATTCCTACTATCTCGTCTATAATGTCTGTAAAGCAACGACCCAGCACCAACCAATTTCCCTGAATTTAGACCATAAGAAGGACGAATGTCATAAATAAATGGTTTTTCCAGGAAAGATTTATTATAAAATCTAGCTCCTGGGGTGATCCCATCATAATAGTTATAATACACAATAGGTATATGAAATAGTTGGTTGTAATAAGGATTTTCAACATCCTTAAAGGCTCTAATTTGAAGTGGTCTATGGTTAAATATAATACCATTAAGAGATTTCCAGTTATCACGTTGATTATACTCTGGAATTATTTTATCGTAATTTAAGACTAACTTATTTGGATGTGTGTTGGGAAGTGAAATAGTTTGTTGCTTGGGTATATTAGTGTACCAATTTTTGGCTTGTATGCTGTCATTCTTCAAGGTAAATAAAGAAATGGGCACATTGGCATGGGTCTTATTCTTAATGGTTACATAAATGGAGTCCTGTGAACGGGTGATTTTAGAAATTTTAAAATCTATTTTTTTTCGTGTATTTGCATAGGTGTCAAAAAACCAAGAAATATCCTTTTCTGCCTTTTCTTCAAAGCTAGATCTAAAATCATCTACTGTGATTTTTTTTAAGGTATAGTTTTGATAAAAATCCTTCAACACACTATCCACGGTAGGTGATTCTAAATAATTCCGCACATACATCAATCCCGCACCTGCCTTATATTTATTAGCAATTTTCGCATTAAATTTCACTAATGAATCTTGTGGCATACTAAGGGGTTGATCAATATTTTTGCGTGCCATAAGCATAAACAAATATGGATATTGATCATTATAGTCCATTTGAGCAAAATTATAACTTCGTATTCCCCAGAGTTTAGACAAGTTACCAGTAAATTTCATATCAGGGTAATAGGTCTCTACATAGATCTGAATCAAATACATTTGCATTGCATCCAGAATCCATCGCTCTTTGCGTAAATCTATATCGAAATTATTTTCAAGGTATTGGGTCAGCGTTGTTTTTAAGAGTTTCATTTCATATTGAAAATTCTCAGGGAACGGTCTTATAAATGATGGTAGCTGATTAATTCCATATAGAGGATATTTTTTATAGTCTGTTTCTGTAATCAATAATTGTTTATGCGGGTAGCTTCCTAACTGTTGTTTTAGAAATTCAAGAACTCTTTTAATGGCTACAACTTTAGAAGTCTCGTCAAAATTTTTAGCTTCCAAATCTGTAGTAAATAAAACCTCCTGATTTCCTATTGTAGTAAAAGAAGGGTTCTTTCTTAAAATTATTACAGCTTCTTTCCTGTGGTGATAAGTAAGTCGACTATGTGTATAATCGCCAAATTGAGTGACTTCAATGGAATCCTGATCACTATAGAGTTGTAAATAGGAAGGGTGGTTAAAGGTAACTTTAAGTGCTGATGGAGGTGTGTATAAATCATCTAAGTCCAGATGACTATATAAATGCCACTGACCATCATAAACAGCCGGTACTAAATGCCAGTTCTTAAGGTAATAATTACCCTCCTCATTAAACCCATACCTGGTAAAACGTTCATGAGGTATTTTTACTGCATACGAAATGCGTAGGGTGTAGGATTGACCTGGATGAATTGGGAAATTCAATTGTACCTGCAATAGATCCTTTGATTTTAAACGCTTCCAACTTAGTAGTGCATTATTAGCATCCGAAAAACCTATAATTTTTGTATGCCCTCGTTCATTATCTTTAGCGAACAATAATGATTTATCAAACTCTTCAGAAAACCGTTGGGCAAGCGGGGTGTTTTTATTCGAAAATGCATTGTTCCAATCCTGAATATATAACTGGTTTAGTGCCTCTTTTGATGAATTAAAAAAAGTGATTTCTTGTTGTACGTTAATGATATGCTCCTCTGGAATAAGAGTGGCTGTAATATGGTTTTTATGTTGGGCAAAAAGAGGTGCCACAACGCATAAAAATACGGCTATTACTAAGGTAGGCTTCAAAAATGTATATAGATTTTATGACTTGTAAAGAGGTATTACCAACTCATTTCTTGTGAAAGATAAAAAATATAGTGCATTGCCCAACAAGAATATGCTAAAAAATAAAAAATATCCAGTCTATTAATAGACTGGATATAGTCATACCCTTAAAAATTGGGGCTTAAATTGTATTTCTTATAAAAGCTGTCTAGTACATCAATTACTTCCTCTTCTGTGTCAACAATCTTAATTAAATCTAAATCCCCAGGACTTACATTATGATACTTTTCAAGTAATGTTGCCTTTATCCAATCGAATAAACCTCCCCAAAAATCCTTTCCAACTAGTATAATTGGGAATTTTGCAATCTTATTGGTTTGGATAAGTGTAATGGCTTCAAAAAGTTCATCCAAGGTTCCAAATCCACCTGGCATTACCACAAACCCTTGTGAGTATTTTACAAACATTACCTTACGTACAAAAAAGTAATCAAAATTTAAGTTTTTATCGTGGTCTATATAGGGATTATCATGCTGTTCAAATGGCAACTCAATGTTTAGGCCTACAGAAGTTCCTCCTCCTAAATGGGCTCCTTTATTACCAGCTTCCATAATTCCAGGGCCGCCACCAGTTATTACGCCATAGCCAGCTTCCACAATTTTTTTGGCAATTCTTTCAGCTAACTTATAATATTCATGATCTGGTTTTGTTCTTGCGGAACCAAAAATAGAAACGCAAGGGCCAATGGCACTCATTTTTTCAAATCCATTCACAAATTCTCCCATGATTTTAAAAATCGCCCAGGAGTCGTTGGTTTTTATTTCATTCCAACCTTTAGTATGCGGTTCTTTTCTCATTATTTATTTTTTTTCAATATAGTTATTCTAATTCCTTTTTCAAAAAACGAGCGGTGTAACTTTTGGGATGTTCTGCCACTTCCTCCGGTGTACCATAGGTGACAATAGTCCCTCCACCTTTTCCTCCTTCATAACCCACATCTATAATATAGTCTACCATTTTAATTACATCTAGGTTATGTTCGATAATTAAGACAGTATTTCCCTTATCAGTCAATTCATTAAGTACTTGCATTAAAACTCGAATATCTTCAAAATGAAGTCCAGTTGTGGGTTCATCGAGTATATAGAAGGTATTTCCTGTATCGCGCTTGGATAATTCAGTGGCTAGTTTAATACGCTGCGCTTCTCCTCCAGAAAGTGTTGTAGATTGTTGGCCTAAGGTTATATATCCAAGACCCACATCTTGTATGGTCTTAAGTTTTCGATAGATTTTAGGAATATTTTCAAAAAATTCCACGGATTCATTAATAGTCATGTTTAGGACATCGGATATTGACTTCCCCTTATAACGAATTTCTAGGGTTTCTCTGTTAAAGCGTTTTCCTTGACAGGTTTCACATTCAACATAAACATCAGGTAAAAAATTCATTTCAATTACTCTAAGTCCTCCACCTTCACAGGTTTCACAACGTCCTCCTTTGACATTAAAACTAAATCGTCCAGCTTTGTAACCACGAATCATGGCTTCTGGTGTTTTGGTAAAAAGCGTTCGTATTTCACTAAAAACACCCGTATACGTAGCTGGATTTGATCGTGGTGTACGTCCAATGGGTGATTGATTAATGTCGATCACCTTATCGATATGTTCAAGGCCTTTTATTTCTTTATAAGGCATTGGCTTCTTCACTGCATTAAAAAAATGCGCATTGAGAATAGGGTAAAGGGTCTCGTTAATTAAGGTTGATTTACCACTTCCTGAAACACCTGTTACACCTATCATTTTTCCTAAAGGAAATGTAACTGAAACATTCTTAAGGTTATTACCGGTACAACCACTAAGGGATAGCTGATGACCATTTCCTGAACGTCTATGAACAGGAACTTCAATTTTGCGAACGCCACTTAAATAATCAGCAGTAAGTGTATGATGTTTTTTTACCTCCTCTGGGGTACCCTGTGAAATAATTTCACCACCGTGTCGGCCAGCCTTAGGCCCAATATCAATCACATGATCTGCGCGTTCAATCATATCCTTATCATGCTCTACCACAATCACTGAGTTACCAATGTCTCGTAATGACTCTAGAGATAAGATGAGTCGCTCGTTATCACGTTGGTGAAGTCCTATACTGGGCTCATCCAAAATGTAAAGCACACCTACCAATTGAGAGCCAATTTGAGTAGCAAGCCGAATCCGTTGTGCCTCACCTCCCGAAAGTGATTTTGAGCTTCTATTAAGGGATAAATACTCAAGTCCTACATCTAATAAAAATTGAAGACGAGCATTAATCTCTTTTAGAATTTCAGATGCAATTGCCTGTTGTTTTTCAGAAAGATGACCAGGAAGCTCTTTAAACCATTGTACTAAATCAGTAATATCACTATGAGCTAATTCAGCTATGTTTTTTTCATTAATTCTATAATACAGAGCCTCTTTTTTTAAGCGAGAACCTTCACACTCCGGACATTTATTCTTATCCATAAAGTCTTTGGCCCACCTTTTTATCGACGCAGAATTACTTTCAGAAAATTGATTTGTAATAAAGTTAAGTATTCCTTCAAAATCAATTTTATAATCACGAGTTATTCCAAGAGTTTTAGAAGCTATGGAAAATTTTTCATTTCCACCATGTAGGATCATATCTATTGCCTCTTGTGGTATGTCCTTAATAGCATCAGTTAACTTGAAATCAAATCGTTGAGCGATGATCTCTAATTGTTTAAATATCCATGAATTCTTGTATTCACCAATTGGTGCAATACCCCCATTTTTAATGGATAGATTAGTATTTGGAAAGATTTTAGAAGTATTTACCTCATACACTTTTCCAAGCCCATTACAATGACTACACATTCCCTTTGGCGAATTGAACGAAAATGTATTTGGTTCCGGATTTGGATAAGAAATACCAGTTGTAGGGCACATTAAATTTCGACTAAAATATCTGGTTTCGCCTGATTCATAATCCAACACCATCAATACATCATCACCATGATACATAGCTGTATTTATGGTTTCCATAAGCCTCTTTTCTGTTTCAGAAGCTTCATCTATTTTTAGACGATCAATTACAATCTCAATATCGTGATTCTTATAGCGATCTACACGCATTCCTTTTTCCAGATCTACAAGTTCACCATCTACACGAACCTTTACAAACCCTTGTTTAGAAATTTGCTCAAATAGTTCACGATAATGCCCTTTCCTTGATTTAATGACTGGAGCCAATACTACTATTCGTTTATCTCTATACTCTTCAAGTATTAATTCTTTGATTTGAGAATCACTATAGCTTACCATTTTCTCTCCAGTATTATAACTGTAGGCATCTGCCGCTCTAGCAAAAAGTAGTCTTAGAAAATCATAAATTTCTGTAATAGTTCCTACCGTCGATCTAGGTGATTTTGAAGTAGTCTTTTGTTCTATAGCAATTACAGGTGATAGTCCATCAATCTTATCTACATCGGGACGTTCCAATCCGCCTAAGAACTGTCTGGCATAAGCAGAAAAAGTTTCTATATACCTGCGTTGTCCTTCAGCATAAATAGTGTCAAAAGCGAGTGAAGACTTACCGCTTCCAGAAAGTCCCGTTATTACCACTAACTTTTCTCTAGGTATAGTAACATCTATATTTTTAAGATTGTGCACCCGTGCACCTTGCACTTCTATATTCTCGTCGTATGCACTCATAACAATTAAGCAAAAGAGCAAAAATACAATTTAGAATGGTAATTATGAAGCGTGTGCCTCTTTAAAAGCAGAAATCTATAGGCCAATAATTTATCATAGTGAAATTTCTATTTTTCATTACCGATATTAATAAAATATGTATTTTTCGAGTGGCTAAATTTATCCAATGAAAAAGGTTACTATTTTTATTTTGATGAGTGTATTTACAACACTTTCCATTCATGGCCAAACATCTACAGTTACGTACGAGAACTTATTTGGAAAAATAAGATTAAAACGTTCATATACCTATATGGTTACTACTGATAAAATCAGTGAGGATGTGTATTTTGTAAAACGATATTTAAACAATGGAGAATTGGAGCCTATTTTATTTGAAGAATTGTATGTAAATGCTCAAGGCATTAAAAATGGATCCTATATAAAATACGAATCTAATGGGTTTAAAAAACAAGAAGGTTCCTATCGCAATGATAAAAAAGAAGGAATTTGGACCTATTATGCTGATAATACCCCCATTAGAGAAGGACAGTATGAACAGGACAACAGAGTTGGTCCGTGGAAAAATTATTACAACTTCCCGAATTACACTATCTTACAGTATAAGGATGGACAATTATACGGTTCCTTTGAATCAAAACATAAAAATGGGAATCTATCCTATCGGGCGCATTATACCAATCAAGGTGAATTAGATGGTGCTAATACTAGCTATTATGAAGACGGAAAAACGATTCGAATACATAGAGATTACTATTTGGGTAAAATACATGGAATAGAAAAGCAGTATTATCAAAGTGGTCAACTCAAACTGGAAACTAAGTATACCAATGGTGAAATTGACGGAGAACTAAAATCATTTCACGAAAATGGACAATTAGCTGCTGTAGTAACTTATCAAAATAACAATATCGTTAACACCTTACTTTATGACGAGAAGGGAATGAGCATTCCTATAGATACAAATAGGACTACCGTATATCAGGATAGTGAAAGTATTAAAGAATTCAAAACTAAAGTTCAAAACAAATTGAATCAGTTTATTCAAGTAAATTTCAAATATCCTGGTACGATGCAACGTATTGGTGCCGAAGCCAGAGTATTCGTCAACTTTGAAATAAATTCTAGTGGAGATCTTACCATTCTAGGGATGCGTTCGGATCAGCATCCGATGTTTGTTGAGGCCACAAAACAATTGTTTTCATTATTAAATGAAAAATTTCCATTTACGTATTATAATGTAGAAGAGAAAATAAGATTTACACTTCCTATTTTATATAATTTAAGCGATTAAAATAGCTTTTATAAACCAACCGCTTTATCGTCACCTCGTTTATCAGCACCTCCTTCAATTACTCCATCTGTGTGTATTAGAATAGCGTCTACTTTTCCTATGACAGGCGCATGGGACTCATCGATGAAATATCCTAGATTTTTAAGTGCTTCCATAAGTTCATTAGAAAATCCTTCAGGCTCCATTCTAAGATCATCAGGTAGCCATTGATGATGAAACCTAGGTGCGTTAACAGCCTCTTGCATACTCATATTAAACTCATATACATTAAGTATCGTTTGTAAAACAGAAGTAATAATAGTAGAACCGCCAGGAGTACCAACAACCATCCATAATTTTCCATCTTTTTCAACAATGGTAGGCGTCATACTACTCAACATTCGTTTTCCTGCCTCTATGCTATTGGCTTTCGAGCCCACTAGTCCGAACATATTTGGCTCTCCTGCCTTCACACTAAAATCATCCATTTCATTGTTGAGAAAAAAGCCAAGTTCATCATTATACAACTTAGATCCGTATGCACCATTAATGGTCGTAGTAACCGATACCGCATTTCCAAAGGTATCTACTATAGAATAATGAGTGGTTTCATCACTTTCAGTTATTTTAATGTCTCCATGAGAAACCTCAGTAGAAGGGGTGGCCTTTTCAAAACTAAAGTTATGCATGCGTTTTTTTAGATACGCTTCTTCTAGTAAGGCATCTACAGGATTATCCACAAAGTCAGGATCACCTAAAAAATGATTTCTATCTGCATAAGCTCTTCTTTCTGCTTCTGTAATTAATTGCACTGTTTTAAGTTGATTATGACCATATTTCGATAGGTCATAGGGCTCAATCATTTTCATAATCTGAGCTAGTGTTACTCCACCACTACTGGGAGGTGACATTGAAATAACTCGTAAGTCTTTGTAGGAAAAACTAATTGGTGTTCTCCATTTGGCTTCATAAGATGCCAGGTCTTCTTCTGTAATATATCCACCTTTTTCCTGTAGAAATTGGGCAAGTTTTTTAGCTGTTTCTCCTTTATAGAATTCATCCCTACCATTTTTTTGAATCTGTCTAAAGGTATGAGCCAGCGCTGGATAACGTATAGTATCACCTTCTTTAAAAGGAGTAGCAAATAGAGTAGTGGCACCACTTACCTGAACTATAAGTTCTCTGTATTGGCCTAGTCTTTCAGCTTGTTTAGCGGTTACAACAACCCCTTTTTCCGCCAACTCAATAACAGGCTCCAAGAGTTCTTCCATGGGAAGACTTCCGTATTTTTCATGAACAGCAAAAACACCGGCAATTGTACCAGGAACACCTACAGCAGTAGCACCTAAGGTACTTTTCCCTGGTATTACATTTCCTAAAGAATCCAAATACATATCTCTATGTGCAGCCATTGGGGCTTTTTCTCTATAATCAATGGCCCCGGTTTCACCAGTTGATTTTCGAAACACCATAAAGCCTCCACCTCCAATATTTCCTGCATATGGAAAAGAAACGGCAAGAGCTAACTCAGTAGCGACCATAGCGTCAAATGCATTTCCTCCTTTAGCCATGATGTCTATACCAATACGAGAAGCTTCTTCTCTGGCTGAGACAACCATTGCTTTTTCCGACGTGGTTCCAGTAGGTAGTAGTATAGTTTGTTCTGTTTTGCAGGCATATAAGGTTATTGCAACAACTAGAAGGAATTTTTTAATCATGGTATTATAATTTGCTTACTTTTTTAGTTCCATTTCCAAGGCCATTAATCTTTCTTGGCAATGAAGTTGTATTTCTGAAAAAAATAGGTTGAATTCATTTTGAAAATCTGAATAGTATTGAGTCAGTTCTTCCATCGCCCAATCCATATGTATTGGATGTTTTACTCGCTTACTCATCTGAAATAAAATATGTTCTATACCTTCTTTACTAGCATAACTTAGGAGCCAATTTTCTCGTAACATTGGAGGGATCATATGTCGAATCCGCAAGGGAAGAATGTCATAATGGGTATGTAACAATTGGTAAAACCTTTCTACATAATCCGCCAAAGGCTCCTGGGAGTACTCAGTCCAGTTTTTTGCTAAAAAGTGATCGTAGAACACATCAATTATAACACTGCTATAGTGACTGAAACGAGCATGTAATTTTCGAGTACTAAGTTTAACTATAGGGTGGCTATCTGTAAAGGTGTCTATAGATCTATGTAGTAAAATACCCTTCTGAATATTTCTAGGGTAGGTTTCATATCGCTTTC harbors:
- the uvrA gene encoding excinuclease ABC subunit UvrA; translated protein: MSAYDENIEVQGARVHNLKNIDVTIPREKLVVITGLSGSGKSSLAFDTIYAEGQRRYIETFSAYARQFLGGLERPDVDKIDGLSPVIAIEQKTTSKSPRSTVGTITEIYDFLRLLFARAADAYSYNTGEKMVSYSDSQIKELILEEYRDKRIVVLAPVIKSRKGHYRELFEQISKQGFVKVRVDGELVDLEKGMRVDRYKNHDIEIVIDRLKIDEASETEKRLMETINTAMYHGDDVLMVLDYESGETRYFSRNLMCPTTGISYPNPEPNTFSFNSPKGMCSHCNGLGKVYEVNTSKIFPNTNLSIKNGGIAPIGEYKNSWIFKQLEIIAQRFDFKLTDAIKDIPQEAIDMILHGGNEKFSIASKTLGITRDYKIDFEGILNFITNQFSESNSASIKRWAKDFMDKNKCPECEGSRLKKEALYYRINEKNIAELAHSDITDLVQWFKELPGHLSEKQQAIASEILKEINARLQFLLDVGLEYLSLNRSSKSLSGGEAQRIRLATQIGSQLVGVLYILDEPSIGLHQRDNERLILSLESLRDIGNSVIVVEHDKDMIERADHVIDIGPKAGRHGGEIISQGTPEEVKKHHTLTADYLSGVRKIEVPVHRRSGNGHQLSLSGCTGNNLKNVSVTFPLGKMIGVTGVSGSGKSTLINETLYPILNAHFFNAVKKPMPYKEIKGLEHIDKVIDINQSPIGRTPRSNPATYTGVFSEIRTLFTKTPEAMIRGYKAGRFSFNVKGGRCETCEGGGLRVIEMNFLPDVYVECETCQGKRFNRETLEIRYKGKSISDVLNMTINESVEFFENIPKIYRKLKTIQDVGLGYITLGQQSTTLSGGEAQRIKLATELSKRDTGNTFYILDEPTTGLHFEDIRVLMQVLNELTDKGNTVLIIEHNLDVIKMVDYIIDVGYEGGKGGGTIVTYGTPEEVAEHPKSYTARFLKKELE
- a CDS encoding acyl carrier protein phosphodiesterase, whose translation is MNFLAHIYLSGNDEMVQIGNFIADGIKGKRYETYPRNIQKGILLHRSIDTFTDSHPIVKLSTRKLHARFSHYSSVIIDVFYDHFLAKNWTEYSQEPLADYVERFYQLLHTHYDILPLRIRHMIPPMLRENWLLSYASKEGIEHILFQMSKRVKHPIHMDWAMEELTQYYSDFQNEFNLFFSEIQLHCQERLMALEMELKK
- the ggt gene encoding gamma-glutamyltransferase, giving the protein MIKKFLLVVAITLYACKTEQTILLPTGTTSEKAMVVSAREEASRIGIDIMAKGGNAFDAMVATELALAVSFPYAGNIGGGGFMVFRKSTGETGAIDYREKAPMAAHRDMYLDSLGNVIPGKSTLGATAVGVPGTIAGVFAVHEKYGSLPMEELLEPVIELAEKGVVVTAKQAERLGQYRELIVQVSGATTLFATPFKEGDTIRYPALAHTFRQIQKNGRDEFYKGETAKKLAQFLQEKGGYITEEDLASYEAKWRTPISFSYKDLRVISMSPPSSGGVTLAQIMKMIEPYDLSKYGHNQLKTVQLITEAERRAYADRNHFLGDPDFVDNPVDALLEEAYLKKRMHNFSFEKATPSTEVSHGDIKITESDETTHYSIVDTFGNAVSVTTTINGAYGSKLYNDELGFFLNNEMDDFSVKAGEPNMFGLVGSKANSIEAGKRMLSSMTPTIVEKDGKLWMVVGTPGGSTIITSVLQTILNVYEFNMSMQEAVNAPRFHHQWLPDDLRMEPEGFSNELMEALKNLGYFIDESHAPVIGKVDAILIHTDGVIEGGADKRGDDKAVGL
- a CDS encoding toxin-antitoxin system YwqK family antitoxin, whose translation is MKKVTIFILMSVFTTLSIHGQTSTVTYENLFGKIRLKRSYTYMVTTDKISEDVYFVKRYLNNGELEPILFEELYVNAQGIKNGSYIKYESNGFKKQEGSYRNDKKEGIWTYYADNTPIREGQYEQDNRVGPWKNYYNFPNYTILQYKDGQLYGSFESKHKNGNLSYRAHYTNQGELDGANTSYYEDGKTIRIHRDYYLGKIHGIEKQYYQSGQLKLETKYTNGEIDGELKSFHENGQLAAVVTYQNNNIVNTLLYDEKGMSIPIDTNRTTVYQDSESIKEFKTKVQNKLNQFIQVNFKYPGTMQRIGAEARVFVNFEINSSGDLTILGMRSDQHPMFVEATKQLFSLLNEKFPFTYYNVEEKIRFTLPILYNLSD